The following are from one region of the Mycolicibacterium helvum genome:
- a CDS encoding nitroreductase family protein — protein sequence MDALDAIRARRNVRSYTTAPIPEADIDRILEAGWRSPSARNNQHWDFVIVTDHAVLQELSTVWMGAGHIAAAQAAIALVIPEPADERTKLLDQYDLGQATMAMAIAATELGIGTGHSAVGDQDKARAILGVPGDHLVAYLLGLGYPADRPLSPIKKPSRRPFDDVVHRGSW from the coding sequence ATGGACGCCTTGGACGCCATCCGGGCACGACGCAACGTGCGCAGCTACACCACTGCACCGATCCCCGAGGCTGATATCGACCGAATCCTCGAGGCGGGTTGGCGTTCCCCGTCGGCGCGTAACAACCAGCACTGGGATTTTGTGATCGTCACCGATCACGCGGTACTGCAAGAGCTTTCAACGGTGTGGATGGGAGCCGGTCACATCGCCGCAGCGCAGGCCGCGATCGCCCTGGTGATTCCCGAGCCGGCTGACGAGCGCACCAAGCTCCTTGACCAGTACGACCTGGGCCAGGCCACGATGGCAATGGCGATCGCGGCCACCGAGCTGGGCATCGGCACCGGCCACTCGGCAGTCGGCGATCAGGACAAGGCGCGGGCGATCCTCGGTGTTCCCGGCGACCACCTCGTGGCCTATCTGCTTGGGCTGGGCTATCCCGCTGATCGTCCGCTCTCGCCGATCAAAAAGCCGAGCCGGCGCCCGTTCGACGACGTGGTCCACCGCGGAAGCTGGTAG
- a CDS encoding MFS transporter: MACLDEGQHSEVAVQRWAYPLLLVLSGVALGVSGLPAPLYGIYESNWHLTPLATTVVFAVYAFAALVAVLVSGRISDVVGRKPVLLGALIALIVGLGIFLIADSIEMLLLARTIHGAAVGSIVVAAAAALLDLRPNHGVRTGQLSGVSFNIGMTVAIVGSSVLAQYVAHPLRTPYAVVAVVCAVVGIGVVALRETHSGRTGGRIRISKPAVPQEIRDDFWFAALGAMASWSVLGVLLSLYPSLAAEQTHVHNLVFGGGVVGVTAFSAAMAQLVATRVPARRSAVIGDIGMAAALLLTVPVLLTHRWPLVFAAAALLGATFGLGFGGSLRHLSDVVPADRRGETMSAFYLLAYTAMALPTIAAGWAATRWPLAQVFPWFAAIVALACLAAAAAGLRRVSPSRQAS, translated from the coding sequence ATGGCGTGCCTCGACGAGGGCCAGCACAGTGAGGTCGCCGTTCAGCGCTGGGCGTACCCACTGCTACTTGTGCTCAGTGGGGTCGCGCTGGGGGTATCCGGTCTGCCCGCGCCGCTCTACGGCATCTACGAATCCAACTGGCACCTCACCCCGCTGGCCACCACCGTCGTCTTCGCGGTGTACGCATTCGCCGCACTGGTGGCCGTGTTGGTGTCCGGCCGGATTTCCGACGTCGTGGGCCGCAAGCCCGTGCTCCTGGGCGCACTGATCGCGCTGATCGTCGGTTTGGGCATCTTTCTGATCGCCGACAGCATCGAGATGCTGCTACTGGCCCGCACCATCCACGGCGCCGCCGTCGGCTCGATCGTGGTTGCGGCCGCGGCCGCGCTTCTGGATTTGCGGCCGAACCACGGTGTGCGCACCGGTCAGCTCAGCGGTGTGAGCTTCAACATCGGTATGACCGTCGCGATCGTCGGTTCCTCGGTGCTGGCCCAGTACGTCGCCCACCCGCTGCGCACCCCGTACGCGGTGGTCGCGGTGGTGTGCGCCGTCGTGGGCATCGGTGTGGTGGCCCTGCGGGAAACTCATTCCGGTCGGACCGGCGGCCGCATTCGGATCAGTAAACCGGCGGTGCCGCAGGAGATTCGTGACGACTTCTGGTTCGCGGCGCTGGGCGCGATGGCGTCGTGGTCGGTGCTGGGCGTGCTGTTGAGCCTGTATCCGTCGCTGGCCGCCGAGCAGACCCATGTGCACAACCTGGTGTTCGGCGGCGGGGTGGTCGGGGTGACGGCGTTCTCGGCGGCGATGGCGCAATTGGTGGCCACTCGGGTGCCGGCCCGGCGCTCGGCGGTGATCGGCGACATCGGCATGGCTGCGGCGCTGCTGCTGACCGTGCCGGTGCTACTCACCCACCGCTGGCCGTTGGTGTTCGCCGCGGCCGCACTACTCGGTGCGACGTTCGGGCTCGGCTTCGGCGGCTCGCTGCGTCACCTGTCCGATGTGGTGCCCGCCGACCGGCGCGGCGAGACGATGTCGGCGTTCTATCTCTTGGCCTACACCGCGATGGCACTGCCCACGATCGCGGCGGGCTGGGCCGCCACCCGGTGGCCGCTGGCGCAGGTGTTCCCGTGGTTCGCCGCGATCGTCGCGCTGGCCTGCCTGGCTGCGGCGGCGGCCGGCCTCAGGCGGGTGAGTCCGTCGCGCCAGGCGTCTTGA
- a CDS encoding alpha/beta hydrolase, translating into MPPTPSPAPSPAEPTPLPQLPATDVHQYAHGVSLLGGWLPLTIEIVAVVTVIVAIGWRRTRRWWMVWLPVCVVIGVLGALAARTYVNSEGLASDPAPFYLWVWTGIFVAGVAVAVLGWRGNFWWRRGVALLAIPLTLLTALLALNKWVGYYPSVQAAWGALTAGPLPNQIDAADLPGLRNTVQTTGKLVEVDIGSDASGFKHRSEYVYLPPAWFAGPTPPRLPVIMMVAGEFNTPADWMRSGNVMPIIDGYAQSHGGQAPIFVFVDSGGSFNNDTECVNGPRGDSADHLTKDVRPYVVDHFGASDQAVNWAVVGWSMGGTCAIDLTVMHPELFSTFEDIAGDHGPTAGSKDQTISRLYGGDAAAWDQFDPRTVMLKHGPYEGVSGWFEDTVKPANAASPYGSGHRPQSDAPLGFGGHDEFRDSDEAGAADDLCATAQTVGISCAVHRIISFHTWQFAERAFSDALPWLAAQIKTPGATDSPA; encoded by the coding sequence GTGCCGCCAACCCCGTCGCCTGCACCGTCGCCGGCTGAACCGACACCCCTGCCGCAGCTGCCCGCCACCGATGTCCACCAATACGCGCATGGAGTTTCGCTGCTCGGCGGCTGGCTGCCGCTGACCATCGAGATCGTCGCCGTCGTCACTGTGATCGTCGCCATCGGATGGCGGCGGACCCGGCGCTGGTGGATGGTGTGGCTGCCGGTCTGCGTCGTGATCGGCGTGCTCGGCGCACTCGCTGCGCGCACCTACGTCAACTCCGAAGGCCTGGCATCGGATCCGGCGCCCTTCTATTTGTGGGTGTGGACCGGGATTTTCGTGGCCGGGGTCGCGGTGGCGGTGCTGGGCTGGCGCGGGAATTTTTGGTGGCGAAGAGGTGTCGCGCTGCTGGCGATTCCTTTGACGCTGTTGACGGCGCTGCTGGCGCTCAACAAGTGGGTCGGCTACTACCCGAGCGTGCAGGCCGCGTGGGGGGCACTGACGGCCGGCCCGCTACCGAACCAGATCGATGCTGCCGACCTGCCCGGCCTGCGGAACACGGTGCAGACCACCGGAAAGCTGGTTGAAGTCGACATCGGTTCGGATGCAAGCGGATTCAAGCACCGCAGTGAATACGTCTACCTGCCGCCGGCCTGGTTCGCCGGCCCCACTCCGCCGCGGCTTCCTGTCATCATGATGGTCGCCGGCGAGTTCAACACCCCAGCGGACTGGATGCGCAGCGGCAATGTGATGCCCATCATCGACGGCTACGCGCAGAGCCACGGCGGCCAGGCGCCGATCTTCGTCTTCGTCGATTCCGGCGGCAGCTTCAACAACGACACCGAATGCGTCAACGGTCCCCGCGGCGACTCCGCCGACCACCTCACCAAGGACGTCCGCCCCTATGTCGTGGACCATTTCGGCGCGTCCGACCAAGCTGTCAACTGGGCAGTCGTCGGCTGGTCGATGGGCGGCACCTGCGCTATCGACCTGACCGTGATGCATCCCGAACTGTTCAGCACCTTCGAGGACATCGCCGGCGATCACGGGCCGACGGCAGGGAGCAAGGACCAAACGATCAGCCGGCTCTACGGCGGCGACGCCGCGGCCTGGGATCAGTTCGACCCGCGCACGGTGATGCTCAAGCACGGGCCGTATGAAGGCGTCTCCGGCTGGTTCGAGGACACCGTCAAACCCGCCAATGCCGCATCGCCCTACGGCAGCGGGCACCGGCCGCAATCCGATGCGCCGTTGGGTTTTGGCGGGCACGACGAGTTCCGTGACTCCGACGAGGCCGGCGCGGCCGACGATCTGTGCGCGACCGCCCAGACCGTGGGCATCTCCTGCGCGGTGCATCGGATCATCAGCTTTCACACCTGGCAGTTCGCCGAACGGGCGTTCTCCGATGCGCTGCCGTGGCTGGCTGCCCAGATCAAGACGCCTGGCGCGACGGACTCACCCGCCTGA
- a CDS encoding L,D-transpeptidase, giving the protein MTLRVRGAIAATLCVVGVAAGISLGSGSALADPDLAPADPGVVDVPPAQLPPPAADPAGDPAVPPPADPSAPPPADPMAAQQAAAAAAGPVKGQNPTPYTGDPVFAPPSFNPVNGAMVGVAKPIIINFARPIANRPLAEQAIHISSVPPVPGAFYWLTDTQVRWRPYSFWPAGTVVNIDASGAKSSFRVGDALVATADNATHQMTITRNGKLEQTFPMSMGKPGHDTPNGTYYVLEKFPDIIMDSATYGVPNTSPDGYKVHVKLAVRIDNQGNFVHSAPWSVGDQGKRNVSHGCINLSQANAQWFYDNFGSGDPIIVKNSVGTYNKPDGADDWQWQLS; this is encoded by the coding sequence ATGACGCTGCGGGTGAGGGGGGCGATCGCCGCCACGTTATGCGTGGTCGGAGTGGCCGCCGGAATCAGTCTCGGCAGCGGGTCGGCGCTGGCCGATCCGGACCTTGCCCCCGCCGATCCCGGCGTCGTGGACGTGCCGCCGGCGCAGTTGCCACCGCCCGCGGCGGACCCGGCAGGTGACCCGGCGGTGCCGCCGCCCGCCGATCCGTCAGCCCCGCCGCCGGCCGATCCCATGGCCGCGCAACAGGCGGCCGCAGCGGCTGCGGGTCCGGTCAAGGGACAGAACCCGACGCCGTACACCGGTGACCCGGTATTCGCCCCGCCGTCATTCAATCCGGTCAACGGGGCGATGGTCGGGGTGGCCAAGCCAATCATCATCAACTTCGCTCGCCCGATCGCCAACCGCCCGTTGGCGGAGCAGGCGATTCACATCTCGTCGGTGCCGCCCGTTCCTGGCGCGTTCTACTGGTTGACCGATACCCAGGTGCGGTGGCGGCCCTACAGCTTCTGGCCCGCCGGCACCGTCGTCAACATCGACGCCAGCGGCGCCAAGTCAAGCTTCCGCGTCGGAGACGCCTTGGTGGCCACCGCCGACAACGCTACCCACCAGATGACGATCACCCGTAATGGCAAGCTGGAGCAGACCTTCCCGATGTCGATGGGTAAGCCGGGTCACGACACCCCGAACGGCACCTACTACGTGCTGGAGAAGTTCCCCGACATCATCATGGACTCGGCCACCTACGGCGTCCCCAACACATCGCCGGACGGGTACAAGGTTCACGTCAAACTCGCTGTGCGGATCGATAACCAAGGCAACTTCGTGCACAGCGCGCCGTGGTCGGTGGGAGACCAGGGCAAGCGCAATGTGAGTCATGGCTGCATCAACCTCAGCCAGGCGAATGCGCAATGGTTCTACGACAACTTCGGTAGCGGTGACCCGATCATCGTGAAGAACTCCGTCGGCACGTACAACAAGCCCGACGGCGCCGACGACTGGCAGTGGCAGCTGTCCTAG
- a CDS encoding MFS transporter, with the protein MSSVTTVPRAGPWTPRVTVALAVLAAAAFIYVTAEIMPVGALSAIARDLHVSEAMVGTLLAGYALVAALATMPLVRWTATWPRRRTLLWTLACLSVSQLISALAPTFAVLAVGRVLCAVTHGLMWSVIAPIGARLVPPSYAGRATMAVYVGTGLALVVGSPLTAAMSELWGWRPAVGAITVASVVVLVAARLALPVMAMAGAVAGVRPRRGGHHRNRPLVVLCALTLVGVTAHFISYTFIVVIIRDVVGVRGAHQAWLLAAYGVAGLTGMALLARPGDRRPQAAVVGCLAGSSLAFAALATLGFADWHVLAASLFGAAMIVLWGATANAMPPMLQAAAMRHSPEDPDGASGLYVAMFQIGIMAGSLTGGLLYQHAGVAAMITASVALMLGALVCVLFSRGLFALVPATSDK; encoded by the coding sequence GTGTCCAGCGTGACCACAGTGCCGCGCGCAGGCCCGTGGACACCGAGGGTCACCGTGGCATTGGCCGTGCTCGCCGCCGCGGCGTTCATCTATGTCACCGCCGAGATCATGCCAGTCGGTGCGCTGTCGGCCATCGCACGCGACCTGCATGTCAGTGAAGCCATGGTCGGCACGCTGCTGGCCGGCTATGCGTTGGTGGCCGCGCTCGCCACGATGCCGTTGGTGCGCTGGACGGCGACCTGGCCGCGACGGCGCACCCTGCTCTGGACGCTGGCTTGCCTGTCGGTATCGCAACTGATCTCGGCGCTGGCCCCGACCTTCGCGGTGCTGGCCGTCGGCCGGGTGCTGTGCGCAGTCACCCACGGGCTGATGTGGTCGGTGATCGCCCCGATCGGTGCGCGCCTGGTGCCGCCGAGCTATGCCGGTCGCGCCACCATGGCCGTTTACGTCGGAACCGGGCTGGCACTGGTGGTGGGCAGCCCGCTGACCGCGGCGATGAGCGAGTTGTGGGGCTGGCGGCCAGCGGTCGGCGCCATCACTGTGGCCTCGGTGGTGGTGTTGGTGGCCGCGCGGCTCGCGCTTCCCGTGATGGCGATGGCAGGTGCGGTCGCCGGCGTCCGCCCGCGCCGAGGCGGTCACCACCGCAACAGACCGTTGGTTGTTCTGTGCGCGCTCACGCTGGTGGGTGTCACCGCGCATTTCATTTCCTACACCTTCATCGTGGTGATCATCCGCGACGTGGTCGGCGTGCGCGGGGCCCATCAGGCGTGGCTGCTGGCCGCGTACGGCGTTGCCGGGCTGACCGGCATGGCGTTGTTGGCTCGGCCAGGAGACCGGCGACCACAGGCCGCCGTCGTGGGTTGCCTGGCGGGATCGTCGCTGGCCTTCGCGGCGCTGGCGACCCTAGGCTTCGCCGACTGGCACGTACTCGCCGCGTCGTTGTTCGGCGCGGCGATGATCGTGCTGTGGGGAGCGACGGCCAACGCCATGCCACCGATGCTGCAGGCGGCCGCCATGCGGCACTCACCGGAAGATCCCGATGGCGCCTCGGGGCTGTATGTGGCGATGTTCCAGATCGGCATCATGGCCGGCTCGCTGACCGGAGGCCTGCTCTACCAGCACGCCGGGGTGGCGGCCATGATCACTGCATCGGTGGCATTGATGCTGGGCGCCCTGGTCTGCGTACTGTTCAGCCGGGGCCTGTTCGCTCTCGTCCCGGCTACCAGCGACAAGTAA
- a CDS encoding serine hydrolase domain-containing protein, translating to MSRPLQALTTALVVSTAAVLSAGCATNSDSPADQSTAFAARRNAAVQSEINKIVKSGVAGMLATLTADGHTTTLTSGVANHDTSESISVNSRFRIGSITKSFTAAILMQLVSEARLNLDDTIEKHLPGMLSGEGVDGRTITVRQILQHRSGLPEFAGDPRTDELKAAAEHRTVTPSEALAVALGYPAQSRPGAEYKYTNTNYLIAGILIEKITGNSYADELNNRLLRPHSLNDTYLPPPGELGIRGPHPHGYEKDNGVVVDVSRIEPSVPWAAGAIVSTGADLNRFFLDLLNGKVVAPAQLAEMEQFIPNGDGGPGYGIGLEATALPCGARLIGHSGGIPGYYTISGATAQGRAATITFTQAPDAQPDIAALLTYALCDQ from the coding sequence ATGTCCAGACCCCTCCAGGCGCTGACGACAGCCCTGGTCGTGTCGACCGCTGCAGTCCTGTCGGCCGGCTGCGCGACCAACTCGGATAGTCCGGCTGATCAGTCAACTGCATTCGCGGCCCGACGCAACGCAGCCGTCCAATCGGAGATCAACAAAATCGTTAAGTCCGGCGTAGCGGGCATGCTGGCCACACTCACCGCTGATGGTCACACGACCACCCTCACCAGCGGAGTCGCCAACCATGACACCAGCGAATCCATTTCGGTGAATTCACGGTTCCGAATCGGAAGCATCACCAAATCATTCACCGCCGCGATACTGATGCAGCTGGTCAGTGAAGCCAGGCTGAATCTGGACGACACCATCGAAAAGCATCTGCCCGGAATGCTCTCAGGTGAGGGTGTGGACGGTCGAACCATCACTGTGCGCCAGATACTCCAACACCGAAGCGGCCTACCGGAATTCGCTGGAGATCCACGCACTGACGAACTGAAGGCCGCCGCCGAACATCGGACCGTAACCCCCAGTGAGGCCTTGGCGGTCGCACTCGGCTATCCGGCCCAGTCTCGCCCGGGAGCTGAGTACAAGTACACGAACACCAACTACCTGATTGCTGGAATTCTGATCGAAAAGATCACCGGGAATAGCTACGCAGACGAGCTCAACAATCGACTGTTGAGGCCCCATAGCTTGAATGACACGTACCTTCCCCCACCGGGTGAACTCGGTATTCGGGGCCCGCATCCGCACGGCTACGAGAAGGACAACGGCGTTGTCGTGGATGTATCTCGGATCGAACCGTCGGTGCCCTGGGCGGCTGGCGCCATCGTCTCCACGGGCGCTGACCTCAACCGGTTCTTCCTCGATCTACTGAACGGCAAAGTCGTCGCGCCCGCCCAACTGGCCGAGATGGAACAGTTCATTCCCAACGGGGACGGTGGACCTGGATACGGGATCGGACTCGAAGCCACGGCCCTTCCCTGCGGAGCCAGACTGATCGGTCACTCCGGCGGGATCCCCGGTTACTACACCATCTCTGGTGCAACTGCCCAAGGACGAGCGGCTACGATCACGTTCACTCAAGCACCCGACGCACAACCCGATATCGCGGCACTCCTCACCTACGCTTTGTGCGACCAGTAG